The following are from one region of the Phycisphaerales bacterium genome:
- a CDS encoding META domain-containing protein produces the protein MRTILLTALAIATLALLGCTTSTKPTEPAADASAIGAWSLTKIEDERYDLPSGARSPTLTITESGRLSGQAGINRFSGSTDADALEQGEWNPGGIVTTRMGGEPEALAFEQQYVSRMQRADTIAVGPQWLELRIGSRPLLRFARSGQ, from the coding sequence ATGCGAACCATCCTCCTGACCGCCCTGGCCATCGCCACCCTCGCCCTCCTCGGCTGCACCACCAGCACCAAGCCAACCGAGCCCGCCGCCGACGCCTCGGCCATCGGCGCCTGGAGCCTGACCAAGATCGAGGACGAGCGCTACGACCTGCCCAGCGGCGCCCGCTCGCCCACGCTGACGATCACCGAGAGCGGCCGACTTTCGGGCCAGGCCGGCATCAATCGCTTCAGCGGCAGCACCGACGCCGACGCCCTGGAGCAAGGCGAATGGAACCCCGGCGGCATCGTCACCACGCGCATGGGCGGCGAGCCCGAGGCCCTGGCCTTCGAGCAGCAGTACGTCTCGCGCATGCAGCGGGCCGACACCATCGCCGTGGGCCCCCAGTGGCTCGAGCTGCGCATCGGCAGCCGCCCTTTGCTCCGCTTCGCTCGCTCGGGCCAATGA
- a CDS encoding carboxyl transferase domain-containing protein codes for MPATTTAPSTPTTLKDANAQSLAREARIRMGGGDKAIERQHKKARLTARERIARLLDTSIDWAAGGANPHEHEIPGFMELGLWAADGMYQEHGGAPGAGVVTGIGLVQGRRHVIIANDATVKAGAFFPMTCKKIIRAQHVARMARLPLIYLVDSAGVYLPLQEDVFPDTDDFGRIFYLNSVMSAEGLQQTAAIMGFCVAGGGYLPVLCDTLLMTEGSGLYLAGPALVKAAIGQDVTDEELGGASMHAAISGTIDFKEPDDDTCLTRLREVVGKNGGDVPEAPDAREGVTPLRDAHDVYDVFTDKSGQQYDVRDVLACVLDARALPNKEGHESLEPDFDEYKADYGQSLVCGYARIGGHACGIVANQCELTQRVQPGGKAGPSKAAGMPRVIYDDSADKAARFIMDCNQRKIPLVFIHDTTGFMVGRDSEQAGIIRSGAKLVNAMSNCVVPKIVLITGSSYGAGNYAMCGRAFEPFLTLAWPGSKCAVMGAAQSSGVLATIEERSRERKGETIDEQTHKEILEAVRASYNEQQDIHYGAARGWVDRLIQPHNTRSELIDALASANQGWDYTREFKTGVLQT; via the coding sequence TTGCCCGCGACCACGACCGCCCCTTCGACGCCGACGACCCTCAAGGACGCCAACGCCCAGAGCCTCGCCCGCGAGGCGAGGATCCGCATGGGCGGGGGCGATAAGGCCATCGAGCGCCAGCACAAGAAGGCCCGCCTCACCGCCCGCGAACGCATCGCCCGCCTGCTGGACACCTCCATCGACTGGGCGGCCGGCGGCGCCAACCCCCACGAGCACGAGATCCCCGGCTTCATGGAGCTGGGCCTCTGGGCCGCCGACGGCATGTATCAGGAGCACGGCGGCGCCCCGGGCGCGGGCGTGGTCACCGGCATCGGCCTGGTCCAGGGCCGCCGCCACGTGATCATCGCCAACGACGCCACGGTGAAGGCCGGCGCGTTCTTCCCCATGACGTGTAAGAAGATCATCCGCGCCCAGCATGTCGCCCGCATGGCGCGTCTTCCGTTGATCTACCTCGTCGACAGCGCGGGCGTGTACCTGCCATTGCAGGAAGACGTCTTCCCAGACACCGACGACTTCGGCCGCATCTTCTACCTCAACAGCGTCATGAGCGCCGAGGGCCTCCAGCAGACCGCCGCCATCATGGGCTTCTGCGTCGCCGGCGGGGGCTACCTGCCCGTCCTCTGCGATACCTTATTGATGACCGAGGGCAGCGGCCTGTACCTCGCCGGGCCGGCCCTGGTCAAGGCCGCCATCGGCCAGGACGTCACCGACGAGGAGCTCGGCGGCGCTTCCATGCACGCGGCCATCAGCGGCACCATCGACTTCAAGGAGCCCGACGACGACACCTGCCTCACGCGCCTCCGCGAGGTCGTCGGCAAGAACGGCGGCGACGTGCCGGAGGCCCCCGACGCGCGCGAGGGCGTCACGCCCCTGCGCGACGCCCACGACGTCTACGACGTCTTCACCGACAAGTCCGGCCAGCAGTACGACGTGCGTGACGTCCTCGCCTGCGTCCTCGACGCCCGCGCGCTGCCGAACAAGGAGGGCCACGAGAGCCTCGAGCCCGACTTCGACGAGTACAAGGCCGACTACGGCCAGTCGCTGGTCTGCGGCTACGCCCGCATCGGCGGCCACGCCTGCGGCATCGTCGCCAACCAGTGCGAGCTCACCCAGCGCGTTCAGCCCGGCGGCAAAGCGGGGCCGAGCAAGGCCGCCGGCATGCCCCGCGTCATCTACGACGACAGCGCCGACAAGGCCGCCCGCTTCATCATGGACTGCAACCAGCGCAAGATCCCCCTGGTCTTCATCCACGACACGACTGGTTTTATGGTCGGCCGCGACAGCGAGCAGGCCGGCATCATCCGTTCTGGTGCAAAGCTCGTCAACGCCATGAGCAACTGCGTGGTCCCAAAGATCGTGCTCATTACCGGGTCGAGTTATGGCGCCGGCAACTACGCCATGTGCGGCCGCGCCTTCGAGCCCTTCCTCACCCTGGCCTGGCCGGGCAGCAAGTGCGCGGTCATGGGCGCGGCCCAATCGAGCGGCGTGCTCGCGACCATCGAAGAACGCAGCCGCGAGCGCAAGGGCGAGACCATCGACGAACAGACCCACAAGGAAATCCTCGAAGCCGTCCGCGCCAGCTACAACGAGCAGCAGGACATCCACTACGGCGCGGCGCGAGGCTGGGTCGACCGCCTCATCCAGCCCCACAACACCCGCTCCGAACTCATCGACGCCCTCGCCAGCGCCAACCAGGGCTGGGATTACACGCGCGAGTTCAAGACCGGCGTGCTGCAGACCTGA